Proteins from a genomic interval of Synechococcus sp. A15-28:
- a CDS encoding dienelactone hydrolase family protein, producing MTCLCGTTDPWIPEPDRASIQRALAAQDPSGEKFRYEELAGADHGSMCEARSNFQAAATARGWQLLLAALKA from the coding sequence TTGACCTGCCTCTGCGGCACGACCGATCCTTGGATCCCAGAGCCAGACCGCGCTTCGATTCAGCGGGCCTTGGCGGCCCAGGATCCCAGTGGTGAGAAGTTTCGCTATGAGGAGCTGGCCGGAGCTGACCATGGCTCCATGTGTGAGGCCCGCAGCAACTTTCAGGCTGCAGCAACGGCCCGGGGCTGGCAGCTGCTGTTGGCCGCGCTCAAGGCTTGA